The Gemmata palustris genome includes a region encoding these proteins:
- a CDS encoding outer membrane protein assembly factor BamB family protein, which translates to MTLRLALFASALFSGTVAPAADWPGFRGPNRDGVCTETGLLKAWPEGGPKQLWTAKNLGLGWGTPSFAGGVIYGVGARDGKDGVWALKEADGSELWFRPFATSASDLFPQSNGPASTPTVHNNKLYTVSADGTLSCLNAKDGTPVWSKSYVKDFGGAVGSKAGVAWGYSDSILADGDKIICTPAAKGAAVVALKADTGETVWKADAGEIGAPNSRGFSSGQGYSSPVKATLGGVPQYLVLLGNGSGLVGVHTETGKVLWQYKGTAATGGIAQIPIPVVKDDRVWVSCSYGGGAALLQIVPKGKDAFEVKEIKAYRKPQLNNHHGGMVLVDGHVYFGHDQNGGSPVCVDFKTGEVKWGPEKSPAGGQKSAAVLAADGRLYFRYENGVLVLIEPDPKELKVVSSFKLPAADQRSHSQSWPHPVIVNGKLYIRDQTVMYCYDVKAK; encoded by the coding sequence ATGACTCTTCGACTTGCACTCTTCGCCTCGGCGCTATTCAGTGGCACGGTAGCGCCGGCCGCCGACTGGCCCGGGTTTCGCGGCCCAAACCGTGACGGCGTTTGTACCGAGACTGGTCTACTCAAAGCTTGGCCCGAAGGCGGCCCCAAGCAGCTCTGGACCGCGAAGAACTTGGGCCTCGGCTGGGGCACGCCGTCGTTCGCGGGCGGCGTCATCTACGGCGTCGGCGCGCGCGACGGCAAGGACGGCGTCTGGGCTCTGAAGGAAGCGGACGGCTCCGAACTGTGGTTCCGCCCGTTCGCGACCTCGGCCAGTGACTTGTTTCCTCAATCGAACGGCCCGGCCAGCACGCCCACCGTCCACAATAACAAGTTGTACACCGTGAGCGCCGACGGCACGTTGTCGTGCCTGAACGCGAAGGACGGTACGCCCGTGTGGTCGAAGAGTTACGTGAAGGACTTCGGCGGGGCGGTCGGCAGCAAGGCCGGCGTCGCGTGGGGGTACAGCGACTCGATACTGGCCGACGGCGACAAGATCATCTGCACCCCGGCGGCGAAAGGGGCCGCAGTGGTCGCGCTCAAGGCCGACACGGGTGAGACCGTATGGAAGGCCGACGCGGGCGAAATCGGTGCCCCGAACAGCCGGGGGTTCTCATCGGGCCAGGGGTACTCGTCGCCCGTCAAGGCCACGCTCGGCGGGGTGCCGCAGTACCTCGTCCTCCTCGGCAACGGGTCGGGGCTCGTCGGGGTTCATACCGAGACCGGGAAGGTGCTGTGGCAGTACAAGGGAACCGCGGCCACCGGAGGCATCGCGCAGATCCCGATTCCGGTCGTGAAGGACGACCGGGTGTGGGTGTCGTGCAGTTACGGTGGTGGCGCCGCCCTTCTGCAGATCGTGCCAAAGGGGAAGGACGCATTCGAGGTCAAGGAGATCAAAGCGTACCGGAAGCCGCAGCTCAACAACCACCACGGCGGCATGGTACTGGTCGACGGGCACGTCTACTTCGGGCACGACCAGAACGGCGGGAGCCCGGTGTGCGTGGATTTCAAGACGGGCGAGGTCAAGTGGGGGCCGGAAAAATCGCCCGCCGGCGGGCAGAAGTCGGCGGCCGTGCTCGCCGCGGACGGGCGCCTGTACTTCCGGTACGAGAACGGCGTGCTCGTGCTCATCGAGCCGGACCCCAAAGAGCTGAAGGTGGTGTCATCGTTCAAGCTCCCCGCGGCCGATCAGCGGTCGCACTCACAGAGCTGGCCGCACCCGGTTATTGTCAACGGCAAGCTCTACATCCGCGATCAGACCGTGATGTACTGCTACGACGTGAAGGCGAAGTAG
- a CDS encoding CPBP family intramembrane glutamic endopeptidase, with the protein MSELANDPPLVTRPEPALALVPPRPKPGFIEAVLWCVIFIATQMLGAIVAVTIAFTAYALTAPDPKTFVDEQLAGFGKSVDLKVEGDRPPIPFEFGQSLAWGMLAAQVVSLGLILLVLPRRIGPDWKRQIGVRRPHWLHVVLVLLLVPGFIIASDLIQTLFLTITGMKPPPALKALNGVFGQFPWPLTVLAVALGPGVVEEFWCRGFLGRGLCARNGVVVGVLLTSALFSAMHLDPAQLVVIATMGMYLHFVYLVTRSIWAPILLHAMNNGLAIFLALAVKLGNEQGDVEVPAIVHIAAFALMVFGSVALWTSRVVSEPISLLEEDGGTESSDIFVPPTEVNTRFGYATVSPAALMFTLVSFSVLVYLGYYFSR; encoded by the coding sequence ATGAGTGAACTCGCTAACGATCCGCCGCTGGTGACGCGCCCCGAACCGGCGCTCGCACTCGTGCCCCCGCGCCCGAAGCCGGGGTTCATCGAAGCGGTGCTGTGGTGCGTGATCTTCATCGCGACGCAGATGCTCGGCGCGATTGTGGCCGTGACGATCGCGTTCACGGCTTACGCGCTAACCGCGCCGGACCCGAAGACGTTTGTCGACGAACAGCTCGCCGGGTTCGGGAAGTCGGTCGATCTGAAGGTCGAAGGAGACCGCCCGCCGATTCCCTTTGAATTCGGCCAATCGCTCGCGTGGGGGATGCTCGCGGCGCAGGTCGTTTCTCTGGGGCTCATCCTGCTCGTACTTCCGCGTCGGATCGGCCCGGACTGGAAGCGGCAAATCGGTGTCCGCCGACCACACTGGCTCCACGTCGTGCTCGTGCTGCTGCTCGTGCCGGGGTTCATTATCGCGTCGGACCTCATTCAGACGCTGTTTCTCACAATCACCGGCATGAAACCACCGCCGGCGCTGAAGGCACTCAACGGTGTGTTCGGTCAGTTCCCGTGGCCGCTCACGGTTCTGGCGGTCGCGCTCGGGCCGGGCGTGGTCGAAGAGTTCTGGTGCCGCGGGTTCCTGGGGCGCGGGCTGTGCGCGCGAAACGGTGTCGTTGTGGGTGTACTGCTCACGTCCGCGCTGTTCTCGGCCATGCACCTCGACCCGGCGCAACTGGTCGTGATTGCCACAATGGGGATGTATCTCCACTTCGTTTACCTCGTGACCCGCTCCATTTGGGCACCGATCCTGCTCCACGCAATGAACAACGGCCTCGCGATTTTCCTCGCGCTCGCGGTCAAACTGGGTAACGAACAGGGCGACGTCGAAGTGCCTGCAATCGTTCACATTGCGGCTTTTGCGCTGATGGTATTCGGGAGCGTGGCACTGTGGACGAGTCGCGTGGTATCGGAGCCCATTTCGCTCCTTGAAGAGGACGGCGGGACGGAATCATCGGATATTTTCGTCCCCCCCACCGAAGTGAACACGCGGTTCGGGTACGCGACTGTCAGCCCGGCGGCTCTGATGTTCACGCTCGTGTCGTTTAGCGTGCTGGTGTACCTCGGGTATTACTTTTCGCGCTAG
- a CDS encoding (R)-mandelonitrile lyase → MDIKRSGSQPSGTGPAEYFTGSVRIDPLFKAPAPARGFGASVTFEPGARTAWHTHPLSQTLIVTAGCGLVQRWGGPIEPIRPGDVVWFPPGEKHWHGATATTAMTHIAIVEELDGKTADWMEPVSDEQYRA, encoded by the coding sequence ATGGACATCAAACGAAGCGGCTCGCAACCTTCCGGCACGGGGCCGGCCGAGTATTTCACCGGCTCGGTCCGCATCGACCCCCTATTCAAGGCTCCCGCGCCGGCGCGGGGGTTCGGCGCCAGCGTCACGTTCGAGCCCGGCGCGCGGACCGCGTGGCACACCCACCCGCTGAGCCAGACCCTGATCGTGACGGCGGGGTGCGGGCTGGTTCAGCGCTGGGGCGGGCCGATCGAGCCCATTCGCCCGGGCGACGTGGTCTGGTTCCCGCCCGGTGAGAAGCACTGGCACGGCGCAACGGCAACCACCGCGATGACGCACATCGCCATCGTGGAAGAGCTCGACGGCAAGACCGCCGACTGGATGGAGCCGGTGAGCGACGAACAGTACCGGGCCTGA
- a CDS encoding sigma 54-interacting transcriptional regulator — MAHPPSAFLVARRDDGFGDVFPLHEGTRYKLGRAPTNRVVLRDDLCSREHAEVFAAEDGWFVRDLGSLNGTHLNGEALRNDRPLRPLDEVRVGRTRLLFIDEMSQLPDLPQAAPKPAEKVDGLEIRKRLGQTRYQQTGAPNVPEPDTVRVDARVAPPQAIGVLYRLALDMAAAADTGELCALAVDSVFRATPAEVVAILALKEPKDLELLVHRVRGGGPATYHKVSQFVSSEVLSDKQAVLAENVAANRMLADRDSIAELKVASLICAPILFDDKVLGLLHLYRTSGHSPLNADDLEFTLAVARQLGTAWHKLARQVNLSAENRSLRTQLKIESEIVGGSEPLRKIEGQIARVGETRATVLIRGESGSGKELVARAIHQNSPRREGAFICLNCAALTETLLESELFGHEKGSFTGATERMVGKFEAADNGTIFLDEIGEMALTTQAKFLRVLEGHPFERVGGNVAIKVDVRVVAATNRPLEEAVRAGTFRRDLFYRLQVVQLDVPSLRERLDDVPVLADHFLKKFVRETGRKIKGFTPAALDKLRVYRWPGNVRELRNVIERAVALGSGPHLDTADIWLSELDIGAPVVGVVAAYRPEPLDDVEKRHILETLKHTDWNKSKAATILGIERSTLDRKIEKFGLVK; from the coding sequence ATGGCTCACCCCCCCAGCGCGTTCCTCGTCGCGCGCCGCGACGACGGTTTCGGTGACGTGTTCCCTCTGCACGAGGGGACGCGGTACAAGCTCGGCCGCGCGCCGACCAACCGCGTCGTCCTGCGCGACGACCTGTGCAGCCGCGAGCACGCCGAGGTTTTCGCGGCCGAGGACGGGTGGTTCGTGCGCGACCTGGGGAGCCTCAACGGGACGCACCTGAACGGCGAAGCGCTCCGCAACGACCGCCCGCTGCGCCCGCTGGACGAGGTCCGGGTCGGCCGCACGCGGCTCCTGTTCATCGACGAGATGAGCCAGTTGCCCGATCTGCCCCAAGCCGCCCCCAAGCCGGCGGAAAAGGTGGACGGCCTCGAGATCCGCAAGCGGCTCGGGCAGACGCGGTACCAGCAGACCGGCGCCCCCAACGTGCCCGAACCCGACACGGTGCGGGTGGACGCGCGCGTGGCCCCGCCGCAAGCCATCGGCGTGCTGTACCGGCTCGCGCTCGACATGGCCGCCGCCGCGGACACGGGCGAGCTGTGCGCGCTCGCGGTGGACTCGGTGTTCCGCGCGACCCCGGCCGAGGTGGTGGCGATTCTCGCGCTGAAGGAGCCGAAGGACCTGGAACTGCTGGTCCACCGCGTGCGCGGGGGCGGCCCGGCGACGTACCACAAGGTGTCGCAGTTCGTCAGCAGCGAGGTGCTCTCCGACAAGCAGGCCGTGCTCGCCGAGAACGTGGCCGCGAACCGGATGCTCGCGGACCGCGACAGCATCGCGGAACTGAAGGTCGCGAGCCTGATCTGCGCGCCGATCCTGTTCGACGACAAGGTGCTCGGGCTGCTGCACCTGTACCGCACGTCCGGGCACTCCCCGCTGAACGCGGACGACCTCGAGTTCACGCTCGCGGTGGCCCGGCAACTCGGCACCGCGTGGCACAAACTCGCGCGGCAAGTGAACCTCTCGGCCGAGAACCGCAGCCTGCGGACCCAGCTCAAGATCGAGAGCGAGATCGTCGGCGGGAGCGAACCGCTGCGGAAGATCGAGGGGCAGATCGCCCGCGTGGGCGAGACCCGGGCGACCGTGCTGATCCGCGGGGAGAGCGGGTCGGGCAAGGAACTGGTCGCCCGCGCGATCCACCAGAACAGCCCGCGGCGCGAGGGCGCGTTCATCTGTTTGAACTGCGCCGCGCTCACGGAAACGCTGCTCGAGAGCGAGCTGTTCGGCCACGAGAAGGGCTCGTTTACGGGCGCGACCGAGCGCATGGTCGGGAAGTTCGAGGCCGCCGACAACGGGACCATCTTCCTCGACGAAATCGGCGAAATGGCGCTCACCACCCAGGCGAAGTTCCTGCGCGTGCTGGAGGGGCACCCGTTCGAGCGCGTGGGCGGGAACGTGGCCATCAAGGTGGACGTGCGCGTGGTCGCGGCGACCAACCGGCCGCTCGAAGAAGCGGTGCGCGCGGGTACGTTCCGGCGCGACCTGTTCTACCGGCTCCAGGTGGTGCAGCTCGACGTACCGTCGCTGCGCGAGCGCCTGGACGACGTGCCGGTGCTGGCCGACCACTTCCTGAAGAAGTTCGTCCGCGAAACCGGGCGGAAGATCAAGGGGTTCACCCCCGCGGCGCTGGACAAACTTCGGGTGTACCGCTGGCCCGGGAACGTGCGCGAGCTCCGAAACGTGATCGAGCGCGCGGTGGCGCTCGGGAGCGGTCCGCACCTCGACACCGCGGACATCTGGCTGTCCGAACTCGACATCGGCGCGCCCGTGGTGGGCGTGGTCGCCGCGTACCGGCCGGAGCCGCTCGACGACGTGGAGAAGCGGCACATTCTGGAAACGCTCAAGCACACCGACTGGAACAAATCGAAGGCCGCGACGATTCTCGGGATCGAGCGCTCCACGCTGGACCGGAAGATCGAGAAGTTCGGGCTGGTGAAGTAG
- a CDS encoding YebC/PmpR family DNA-binding transcriptional regulator yields MGRIFEKRKYSIFKTAAQNSKVYSKYSKQLYVAAKNGVPDPHANPVLRSIIDRAKRDNVPSHVIEKAIQKAAGAGGESYQSARYEGFGPGGSLVIIDCLTDNNTRTISDVRSCFTKTGSKLSASGSVVMLFDHLAVISFAGSSEEKVLEAMFAADVAVEEVESKDGTVTVFVPPAEFYKAKTALHGAFPDLEFDVQEITFLPRETKQLSGDDLALFEKFLGMLNDCDDVQDVYHNVSLS; encoded by the coding sequence ATGGGACGAATTTTCGAGAAGCGCAAATACTCGATCTTCAAGACCGCGGCCCAGAACTCGAAGGTCTATTCCAAGTACAGCAAACAACTGTACGTGGCGGCCAAGAACGGCGTGCCCGACCCGCACGCCAATCCGGTTCTGCGCAGCATCATTGACAGGGCCAAGCGCGACAACGTGCCGAGCCACGTGATTGAAAAGGCGATTCAGAAAGCCGCGGGCGCGGGGGGAGAGAGCTACCAGTCGGCGCGGTACGAGGGTTTCGGCCCCGGCGGTTCGCTCGTCATCATCGACTGCTTGACTGACAACAATACGCGCACGATCTCCGACGTTCGCAGTTGCTTCACCAAGACCGGCTCCAAACTATCTGCCAGTGGATCTGTGGTGATGCTGTTCGATCATTTGGCCGTAATTTCTTTCGCCGGCAGCAGCGAAGAGAAAGTGCTGGAGGCCATGTTCGCCGCGGACGTCGCCGTCGAGGAGGTCGAAAGCAAGGACGGCACCGTTACGGTCTTTGTGCCTCCCGCCGAGTTCTACAAAGCCAAAACCGCATTGCACGGAGCATTCCCCGACCTTGAGTTCGATGTCCAGGAAATCACGTTCCTTCCGCGGGAAACGAAACAGCTCAGCGGGGACGACTTGGCCCTGTTCGAGAAATTCTTGGGTATGCTAAACGATTGCGATGACGTGCAGGATGTCTACCACAACGTCTCTCTTTCGTGA
- a CDS encoding DUF3362 domain-containing protein, with the protein MYYAGLDPFTKKPVNTARNLNDRKLQRALMQFFKPENYFEVREALIKAGRADLIGGCDGLIPAQPPKEAIESRRRQANAAARNDHYHSVANPAQGEPAGERPTPPLVKNKGYRPGRKSQKRR; encoded by the coding sequence ATGTACTACGCGGGTCTCGATCCGTTCACGAAGAAGCCCGTGAACACCGCGCGGAACCTGAACGACCGCAAGCTCCAGCGCGCGCTGATGCAGTTCTTCAAGCCCGAGAACTACTTCGAGGTTCGCGAGGCCCTCATCAAGGCCGGCCGTGCCGACCTCATCGGGGGCTGCGACGGTCTGATCCCGGCGCAACCGCCCAAAGAGGCTATTGAATCACGCCGCAGGCAGGCCAACGCCGCCGCGCGCAACGACCACTACCACTCCGTGGCGAACCCCGCTCAGGGCGAACCCGCGGGCGAGCGCCCCACACCGCCGCTGGTCAAGAACAAGGGCTATCGACCGGGGCGAAAATCGCAGAAGAGGCGGTGA
- a CDS encoding AraC family transcriptional regulator: MATDELARLVAAIERHAPTDGVCRTAVPGLIIARLPEPSAPNALVVDPSLCIVAQGAKEVFLAGEVYRYDPAHSLLVSVDLPISARVVEATPARPCLAVRLSFDPSVVGELLADFPDALPPGPPARGADVSPVEPQLLDAVGRLVALLDSPQTLEPLTPLVLREITFRVLIGPQGARLRQIATAGAPAHQIARAIRWLRDHFADPLPGEALARQAQMSLSGFHQHFKAVTGLSPLQYQKQLRLQEARRLMLGEGLDAATAALRVGYESPSQFSREYRRLFGTPPRRDVAALKVVVQTPG, encoded by the coding sequence GTGGCAACGGACGAGTTGGCCAGACTGGTGGCCGCGATCGAGCGGCACGCACCGACGGACGGCGTGTGCCGCACGGCGGTGCCCGGGTTGATTATTGCCCGGCTCCCGGAGCCGAGCGCCCCCAACGCCCTCGTGGTCGATCCGTCCCTGTGCATCGTCGCGCAGGGCGCGAAAGAAGTGTTCCTCGCGGGCGAAGTGTACCGGTACGACCCCGCCCACTCGCTGCTCGTGTCGGTCGACCTCCCGATCTCCGCCCGAGTGGTCGAAGCGACCCCCGCCCGGCCGTGTCTGGCGGTCCGCCTCTCCTTCGACCCGTCGGTGGTCGGCGAACTGCTGGCCGACTTCCCGGACGCCTTGCCCCCCGGCCCGCCCGCACGCGGGGCCGACGTGAGTCCGGTCGAACCGCAGCTTTTGGACGCGGTCGGCCGGCTCGTGGCCCTCCTCGATTCGCCGCAAACTCTTGAGCCGCTGACCCCGCTCGTGCTCCGGGAGATCACCTTCCGGGTGCTCATCGGCCCGCAAGGGGCGCGGCTGAGACAGATCGCCACGGCCGGGGCACCGGCCCACCAGATCGCCCGCGCGATCCGGTGGCTCCGGGACCATTTCGCGGACCCGCTCCCCGGTGAGGCGCTGGCCCGGCAAGCCCAGATGAGTCTGTCGGGGTTCCACCAGCACTTCAAAGCGGTGACGGGCTTGAGCCCACTGCAGTACCAAAAGCAACTACGTCTCCAGGAGGCGCGGCGGCTGATGCTCGGCGAGGGACTGGACGCAGCAACGGCGGCACTTCGGGTCGGGTACGAGAGCCCGTCGCAGTTCAGCCGCGAGTACCGGCGGCTGTTCGGGACACCGCCGCGTCGGGATGTGGCCGCACTCAAAGTCGTCGTCCAGACACCGGGTTAG
- a CDS encoding DUF3362 domain-containing protein — MQFFKPEHYFEVREALIKAGRADLIGGCNGLIPAQPPKEAIEARRKQAARNDHDHSVAHTANGEPAGERTTPPLAKNKGYRLGRKSQKQR; from the coding sequence ATGCAGTTCTTCAAGCCCGAGCACTATTTCGAGGTGCGCGAGGCGCTCATCAAGGCGGGTCGTGCCGACCTGATCGGAGGCTGCAACGGCCTGATCCCGGCGCAACCGCCCAAAGAGGCCATCGAAGCGCGCCGCAAGCAGGCCGCGCGCAACGACCACGACCACTCCGTCGCTCACACCGCCAACGGCGAACCCGCCGGCGAACGCACCACCCCGCCGCTGGCCAAGAACAAGGGCTACCGGCTGGGGCGCAAGTCGCAGAAACAGCGGTAA
- a CDS encoding RluA family pseudouridine synthase: MSFVLPPFTVAPQEAGFTLAKVLRSRLGGPSWTDVRKLIAARRVKVGDAICSDEARRVKEDEVVVLLEHPKPLPRSAHPERLVVRHLDEHVVVVEKPSGVNTVRHPAELEWSEQRRELDPTLQDLTQWAVAHQLNRDPRDMNGLRIVHRLDKETSGLVVFARSVLAERELGLQFRKHTVVRRYLTVVPGMLSGQTIRSRLVDDRGDGRRGSTKLPGVGKEAVTHIALEERLTGHTLLSCRLETGRTHQIRIHLSEAGHPVCGDKVYVKRANGEVFDDKSKAPRLALHATELGFEHPASGEHLHWSMPLPSDLQKFVERLRAKNASPG, encoded by the coding sequence ATGTCGTTCGTACTGCCCCCATTTACCGTTGCGCCCCAAGAAGCGGGGTTCACGCTCGCGAAGGTGCTGCGATCGCGGCTCGGCGGACCGTCGTGGACCGACGTCCGCAAGCTCATCGCCGCGCGCCGCGTCAAGGTCGGCGACGCGATCTGCTCGGACGAGGCGCGCCGCGTCAAGGAGGACGAGGTCGTCGTGCTCCTGGAGCACCCCAAACCGCTCCCGCGGTCCGCGCACCCGGAACGGCTCGTCGTCCGGCACCTCGACGAACACGTTGTCGTGGTTGAGAAGCCCTCGGGGGTGAACACGGTTCGGCACCCCGCGGAGCTGGAGTGGTCCGAGCAGCGCCGCGAACTCGACCCCACGCTCCAAGACCTCACGCAGTGGGCCGTCGCCCACCAACTCAATCGCGACCCGCGCGACATGAACGGCTTGCGGATCGTTCACCGGCTCGACAAGGAAACGAGCGGGCTGGTCGTGTTCGCGCGCTCGGTGCTCGCCGAGCGCGAACTCGGGCTCCAGTTCCGCAAGCACACCGTCGTCCGGCGGTACCTCACCGTCGTGCCCGGGATGTTGAGCGGCCAAACGATCCGCTCGCGCCTGGTGGACGACCGCGGGGACGGCCGGCGCGGGAGCACGAAGCTCCCGGGCGTGGGTAAAGAAGCCGTTACGCACATCGCGCTGGAAGAACGGCTCACGGGCCACACGCTGCTCTCGTGCCGACTGGAGACGGGCCGCACGCACCAGATCCGTATTCACCTGTCGGAAGCCGGGCACCCGGTGTGCGGCGATAAGGTGTACGTGAAGAGGGCGAACGGCGAAGTGTTCGACGACAAGAGCAAGGCCCCGCGCCTCGCGCTCCACGCCACGGAGTTGGGCTTCGAGCACCCGGCCAGCGGCGAGCACCTGCACTGGTCGATGCCGCTCCCCAGTGACTTGCAGAAGTTCGTTGAGAGATTGAGGGCGAAAAATGCTTCGCCGGGTTAG
- a CDS encoding ligand-binding sensor domain-containing protein has product MALLTRGLRALTALSLLAAFSVSAAGWDNPAKPEQKTSSNDKKAPTAKGEIVSETGKSVMYVFQSKNGDYWFGSNDRGVYRYNGKTLVNFTTKDGLVSDRIRGIQEDTAGAVYFTTYEGISRFDGKSFTTLVASERADATEWKLQPGDLWFVGPPDAGVVFRYTGKSLHRLEFPKTKLGDEHLERMPRSKFPNAIYSPYDVYCILKDSKGNLWFGSTCVGVCRYDGKSFDWLTDKTLTEAPVRSILENKKGNYWFTYSGNRPLDGLKAVNDFGKLQARAEGTIVEGTSIIEDDNGTLWTAALSAGVFKYDGKQKVGYPIKEGNTTIEVFAIYKDNRGDLWLGTHNGGAYKFNGKTFEKFRP; this is encoded by the coding sequence GTGGCACTGCTCACCCGCGGTCTTCGCGCTTTGACGGCTCTGTCCCTCCTCGCCGCGTTCTCCGTCAGCGCCGCAGGGTGGGACAATCCCGCAAAGCCGGAACAGAAGACCAGCAGCAATGACAAGAAGGCACCTACTGCCAAAGGCGAGATCGTTTCGGAGACGGGCAAGAGCGTGATGTACGTGTTCCAGTCCAAGAACGGTGACTACTGGTTCGGGAGCAACGACCGGGGGGTGTATCGCTACAACGGGAAGACCCTGGTTAACTTCACCACGAAGGACGGACTGGTCAGCGACCGCATCCGTGGGATTCAGGAGGATACGGCGGGGGCCGTCTACTTCACCACCTACGAGGGCATCAGTCGGTTCGACGGCAAGTCGTTCACCACCCTGGTCGCATCGGAGAGGGCCGATGCAACGGAATGGAAACTCCAGCCGGGCGACCTGTGGTTCGTGGGGCCTCCGGATGCCGGCGTGGTCTTTCGGTACACCGGCAAGTCGCTCCACCGCTTGGAATTCCCCAAAACTAAACTCGGCGACGAGCACTTGGAGCGAATGCCGCGCTCGAAGTTCCCGAACGCGATCTACAGCCCGTATGACGTGTACTGCATTTTGAAAGACAGCAAGGGCAACCTCTGGTTCGGCAGCACCTGCGTCGGCGTGTGCCGGTACGACGGCAAGTCATTCGACTGGCTCACCGACAAGACCCTGACGGAGGCACCGGTTCGGTCCATCCTCGAAAACAAGAAAGGAAACTACTGGTTCACCTATAGTGGCAATAGGCCGCTCGATGGCCTCAAGGCGGTGAACGACTTTGGCAAGTTGCAAGCACGGGCGGAAGGCACCATCGTTGAAGGCACGTCGATCATCGAAGACGACAACGGCACGCTCTGGACCGCGGCGTTAAGTGCTGGCGTATTCAAATACGACGGAAAACAGAAGGTCGGGTACCCTATCAAGGAAGGCAATACCACTATTGAGGTGTTCGCTATTTACAAAGACAATCGGGGCGATTTATGGCTCGGGACGCACAACGGAGGGGCGTACAAGTTCAACGGCAAGACGTTCGAGAAGTTCCGGCCGTGA